TCCTGTACTTTGGCACCTATCATACCCATTACGACGGCGACGGGTCAGGTGATTAACGGATTTTTAAGTTGGACGCTTCCACAGCGCTTTGGTGGGTATGCGTATAAAGTCTGACCGACTCAGGTTTTTTTGGAGCAAACCTGCCGCTATAATGCGTGGCAAGAATAAAAGGCGCCTCGAAGCAACGCCTGAACCGCCTCTGCGCATCTTGAACGGATGCTGCCTTTAAGACATGCCCTCGCGGGCATTCAGAGGCGATCGAGGAGTTGCTCGGGGGCTCCCAAACAAATTCCAGGTGAGGTACACACTGTGAAGATGATGAGAGTGCTGGCGGCGTTGCTGCTTGGTATGGGCCTTTGGGCCAGCGGTGCAATGGCCGCAGTGGAAGACCAGATCCGTTCGCGCATCGAGCCGGTCGGTACGGTATGTGTCGAAGGCGAGGACTGTGGCGATATACTGACGGCCCCCGCTCCGGCTGAAGCTTCCAGTGGTCCCCGTTCCGGCGAGGAAGTCTACCAGTCCGTGTGTGCCGCCTGTCATAGCACGGGCGTTGCCGGCGCACCGAAGTTTGGCGATGCGTCCGCCTGGTCGCCACGTATCGAGAAGGGCATGGATACCCTGATCAACCATGCGATCAACGGTTTCAATGCCATGCCGGCGAAAGGCGGGTGCGCAAGCTGCCCGGATGAGGAAATCCAGGCGGCGGTAGAGCACATGGTGGAAGGCAGTCAATAAGAACGACTGATCTTCGAATGACAAAAACGCCAGGCATTAGACCTGGCGTTTTTTGTTTTCAGGCGCCGAGATCGCCAAGCAGGGCGCTCAAGGTGGCCTTACCCTTGCGCTGGTTGGCGGCAGCGTCCGTATCGCCCATGCCTTCCCAGAGCACGTCGTCCGGCGGCAGTTCGTCCAGGAAGCGGCTGGGAATGGTCTCGATCTTTTCCCCATACTGCTTGCGCTGGGCGGCATAGGTCAGCGCCAGGGTCTGGCGGGCGCGGGTAATCCCCACGTACATCAGGCGGCGCTCTTCCTCGATGGAGTTTTCCTCGATGCTGGAACGGTGGGGCAGGATTTCCTCCTCCAGTCCCATCATGAACACGTGGGGAAATTCCAGGCCCTTCGAAGCGTGCAGGGTCAGCAATTGGACCTTGTCGCTGTCGTCTTCCTCTTCCTGGCGCTCCATCATGTCCCGCAGGATCAGCCGGCTGATGGCATCTTCGATGCCCATCTCATCCGCTGTACCCTTGCCGTCGTCCAGCATGCGCTGGATGGAATCCACCAGGTACCACACGTTCTCCATCCGCCGCTCGGCCTGCTTGGGCGTGCCGGCATGCTGGTGCAGCCACTCCTCGTACTCGATATCGGTGAATAGCTGCTTGATCACCGGGATTGGATCTTCCTGGTACATGCGCTGGCAGGTACGGTCGGTCCAGTGGGCAAAACGGCGCAGTTTGTCGAGTCCTCGCTCGGCCACATGCTCGGCGGCGCCCAGGTCGTGCAGGGCGCGGAACATGCTGACCTTGCGGCCGCGGGCATAATTTCCCAGCTGTTCAAGTGTAGACGGGCCGATTTCACGGCGAGGAACGTTCACGACCCGCAGGAACGCGGCGTCGTCGTCCGGGTTGATCATTAGCCGCAGGTAGCCCATGGCGTCCTTGATCTCGTTGCGGGAGAAGAAGGACTGGCCGCCAGAAATCCGGTAGGGAATCTGGTAAGCCTGGAGTTTCATCTCCAGCAGGCGCGACTGGTGGTTGCCGCGATAGAGTACGGCGAAATCCCGGAAGTCGATGCCTTTCTTGAGTTTCTGGTCCAGGATTTCAGTTGCGATACGTTCGGCTTCTGAATCCTCGTTACGGCAGCGGATGATGCGAATTTCGTCGCCAATCGCATGATCACTCCACAACGCCTTCTCAAACACGTGGGGGTTGTTGGCGATAACGGTGTTGGCGCAGCGCAGGATACGGGAGGTAGAGCGATAGTTCTGCTCCAGCTTGACGATTTTCAGGCTGGGGAAGTCGTCCTTCAGGGTCGCCAGGTTCTCCGGACGGGCGCCGCGCCAGGCGTAGATCGACTGGTCATCGTCGCCAACCACCGTAAAGGCCGCGCGCTCGGCGACCAGGAGTTTGACCAGTTCGTACTGGCACAGGTTGGTGTCCTGGTACTCGTCTACCAGCAGGTAGCGGATCTTGCGCCGCCACTTGGCCAGTACCTCCGGATTGGATTGGAATAGCTGCACAGGAAGCAGGATCAGGTCGTCGAAGTCCACCGCGTTGTAGGCTTTGAGGTATTCCTGGTAGCGCTTGTAGATCAGGGCGATACGC
The window above is part of the Marinobacter nanhaiticus D15-8W genome. Proteins encoded here:
- a CDS encoding c-type cytochrome; the protein is MMRVLAALLLGMGLWASGAMAAVEDQIRSRIEPVGTVCVEGEDCGDILTAPAPAEASSGPRSGEEVYQSVCAACHSTGVAGAPKFGDASAWSPRIEKGMDTLINHAINGFNAMPAKGGCASCPDEEIQAAVEHMVEGSQ
- the rep gene encoding DNA helicase Rep codes for the protein MSQLNPRQREAVRYVDGPMLVLAGAGSGKTSVITRKMAYLIEQVGIPGRHIAALTFTNKAAREMKERVTKLVDRKLARGLTVSTFHNLGLNMIREEHTHLGYHPGFSIFDAEDAKALLQDLMLREASADAGDELSDIQMTISNWKNAMLAPGHAVSRAADEREQRIALIYKRYQEYLKAYNAVDFDDLILLPVQLFQSNPEVLAKWRRKIRYLLVDEYQDTNLCQYELVKLLVAERAAFTVVGDDDQSIYAWRGARPENLATLKDDFPSLKIVKLEQNYRSTSRILRCANTVIANNPHVFEKALWSDHAIGDEIRIIRCRNEDSEAERIATEILDQKLKKGIDFRDFAVLYRGNHQSRLLEMKLQAYQIPYRISGGQSFFSRNEIKDAMGYLRLMINPDDDAAFLRVVNVPRREIGPSTLEQLGNYARGRKVSMFRALHDLGAAEHVAERGLDKLRRFAHWTDRTCQRMYQEDPIPVIKQLFTDIEYEEWLHQHAGTPKQAERRMENVWYLVDSIQRMLDDGKGTADEMGIEDAISRLILRDMMERQEEEDDSDKVQLLTLHASKGLEFPHVFMMGLEEEILPHRSSIEENSIEEERRLMYVGITRARQTLALTYAAQRKQYGEKIETIPSRFLDELPPDDVLWEGMGDTDAAANQRKGKATLSALLGDLGA